One genomic window of Conger conger chromosome 7, fConCon1.1, whole genome shotgun sequence includes the following:
- the LOC133133423 gene encoding olfactory receptor 1500-like codes for MSPLNSADFTNDSIVHPDFFFISGFAGIPHTNYYYGFLCFVYALTVVVNTFVMFMIYTDHCLHSPKYIAVFNLAVSDFCGSTALIPQMIDTFLFKSHLISFEACLTSVFFIFSFISMQSFTLTVLSYDRYVAICFPLRYNEIVTNKSILAISMVLWILAGTANFISVIFITRLSFCRSTVIDSYFCDIGALHLLACNDNTPSAVMNWTHPIMILWVPVLFITGTYICIARALLKIAEVSERLKAMKTCTSHLILVSVFYLPIGFAFALGPIIDENARIINISLTTILPPVLNPIIYSLKTEEFTESIKKLYRRKKIHCWRL; via the exons ATGAGCCCCCTGAATTCAGCCGACTTTACAAACGACAGTATTGTGCATCCTGACTTCTTTTTCATAAGTGGTTTTGCTGGTATTCCCCACACAAACTACTACTATGGCTTCTTGTGCTTTGTTTATGCTCTGACTGTAGTGGTAAACACCtttgtcatgtttatgatttacactgaccactgtcttcacagtccaAAATACATTGCCgtttttaatttggctgtgTCTGACTTTTGTGGAAGCACTGCACTCATTCCTCAAATGATTGACACCTTCCTGTTTAAATCACACTTAATCTCCTTTGAGGCCTGCTTGAcaagtgtttttttcattttttcattcatcTCTATGCAGTCTTTCACTCTAACTGTCCTTTCCTATGACAGATATGTTGCTATATGCTTTCCACTGAGATACAATGAGATTGTGACTAATAAATCTATATTAGCGATCTCAATGGTGTTATGGATTTTGGCAGGAACGGCCAATTTCATATCTGTGATTTTTATCACCAGACTGTCATTCTGCAGATCCACTGTGATAGACAGTTATTTCTGTGATATTGGCGCCCTTCATCTTTTGGCGTGCAATGACAACACTCCAAGTGCTGTCATGAATTGGACACATCCTATTATGATTCTCTGGGTTCCAGTACTTTTTATCACAGGCACATACATTTGTATAGCCAGAGCGCTATTAAAAATAGCAGAAGTCTCAGAGCGCCTCAAAGCCATGAAAACCTGCACCTCTCATTTGATcttggtgagtgtgttttatcTTCCTATTGGCTTTGCCTTTGCACTGGGCCCTATCATTGACGAGAATGCCAGGATTATTAACATTTCTCTAACTACCATCTTGCCACCTGTGCTGAATCCAATAATTTATTCTCTGAAAACAGAAGAATTCACAGAATCCATTAAGAAGCTTTACAGAAGAAAGAAGATACACT GCTGGCGGCTCTGA
- the LOC133133420 gene encoding olfactory receptor 1E16-like, with protein sequence MSPLNSADFTNGSIVHPDFFYISGFVGIPHTNYYYVFLCFVYALTVLVNTFVMFMIYTDHCLHSPKYIAVFNLAVSDFCGSTALIPQMIDTFLLKSHLISFEACLTSVFFIFSFISMQSFTLTVLSYDRYVAICFPLRYNEIVTNKSILAITTMLWIFAGIINIIPVIFISRLSFCKSTVINSYFCDIGAVHLLACNDNTPSSVMDWTHPIMILWCPVLFITGTYICIARALLKIAETSERLKAMKTCTSHLILVSVFYLPICFSFALGSIIHHNVRIINMSLTTILPPVLNPIIYSLKTEEFRESIKKLYRREKLRFTEKINSCFNHK encoded by the coding sequence ATGAGCCCCCTGAATTCAGCCGACTTTACAAATGGCAGTATTGTGCATCCTGACTTCTTTTACATAAGTGGATTTGTCGGTATTCCCCACACAAACTACTACTATGTCTTCTTGTGCTTTGTTTATGCTCTGACTGTCCTCGTAAACACCtttgtcatgtttatgatttacactgaccactgtcttcacagtccaaaatacattgcagtttttaatttggctgtgTCTGACTTTTGTGGAAGCACTGCACTCATTCCTCAGATGATTGACACCTTCCTGCTTAAATCACACTTAATCTCCTTTGAGGCCTGCTTGAcaagtgtttttttcattttttcattcatcTCTATGCAGTCTTTCACTCTAACTGTCCTTTCCTATGACAGATATGTTGCTATATGCTTTCCACTGAGATACAATGAGATTGTGACTAATAAATCAATATTGGCGATCACAACTATGTTATGGATTTTTGCAGGAATCATCAATATCATACCTGTGATTTTTATCAGCAGGCTGTCATTCTGCAAATCCACTGTGATAAACAGTTATTTCTGTGATATCGGTGCTGTTCATCTTTTGGCGTGCAATGACAACACTCCAAGTTCTGTAATGGATTGGACACATCCTATTATGATTCTCTGGTGTCCAGTACTTTTTATCACAGGTACATACATTTGTATAGCCAGAGCATTGTTAAAAATTGCAGAAACCTCTGAGCGCCTTAAAGCCATGAAAACCTGCACCTCTCATTTGATcttggtgagtgtgttttacctTCCTATATGCTTCTCATTTGCACTGGGCTCTATCATTCACCATAATGTCAGGATTATTAACATGTCTCTGACAACCATCTTGCCACCTGTGCTGAATCCAATCATCTACTCACTGAAGACAGAGGAATTCAGAGAATCCATTAAAAAGCTTTACAGAAGAGAGAAATTACGCTTTACCGAGAAAATCAATTCATGTTTTAATCACAAATGA
- the LOC133133419 gene encoding olfactory receptor 1F1-like: MSPLNSADFTNTTVVHPKFFFVSGFAGIPHTNYYYVFLCFVYALTVVVNTFVMFMIYTDHCLHSPKYIVVFNLAVSDLCGSTAIIPPMIDTFLIKSHLISFEACLTNLFFVFSLITMQSFILTVLSYDRFVAICFPLRYNEIVTNKSILVITITLWVFSGLANSLAVIFIHKISFCKSTVIDSYFCDHAPMHLLACNDNTPSSVINWTHPIVLLWLPLLFITGTYICIARALLKIAEASDRLKAMKTCTSHLLLVSVFYFPFLITYAMGSSIHQNARIINMSLTTILPPALNPIIYSLKTEEFTASIKKLYRRKKMEVIPTSQCPND, translated from the exons ATGAGCCCCCTGAATTCAGCCGACTTTACAAACACCACTGTTGTGCATCCAAAGTTCTTTTTCGTGAGTGGTTTTGCTGGCATTCCCCACACAAACTACTACTATGTCTTCTTGTGCTTTGTTTATGCTCTCACAGTAGTGGTAAACActtttgtcatgtttatgattTACACTGACCACTGTCTCCACAGTCCAAAGTACATTGTagtttttaatttggctgtgTCTGACTTGTGTGGAAGCACTGCAATCATTCCTCCGATGATTGACACCTTCCTGATTAAATCACACTTAATCTCCTTTGAGGCCTGCTTGAcaaacttgttttttgttttttctttgatcACTATGCAATCTTTCATTCTAACTGTTCTTTCCTATGACAGATTTGTTGCTATATGCTTTCCACTGAGATACAATGAGATTGTGACTAATAAATCAATATTGGTGATCACAATAACGTTATGGGTTTTTTCAGGACTGGCCAATTCCCTAGCTGTGATTTTTATCCACAAAATATCATTCTGCAAATCCACTGTGATAGACAGTTATTTCTGTGATCACGCACCCATGCATCTTTTGGCATGCAATGACAACACTCCAAGTTCTGTGATTAATTGGACACATCCTATTGTGCTTCTCTGGCTTCCATTACTGTTTATCACAGGCACGTACATTTGTATAGCCAGAGCATTATTAAAAATTGCCGAAGCTTCAGATCGCCTCAAAGCCATGAAAACCTGCACCTCTCATTTGCTcttggtgagtgtgttttattttccttttctcatCACATATGCAATGGGCTCCAGCATTCACCAGAACGCCAGGATTATTAACATGTCTCTGACGACCATCTTGCCGCCTGCGTTGAATCCAATCATTTACTCTCTGAAGACAGAGGAATTCACAGCATCCATTAAAAAGCTTTACAGAAGAAAGAAGAT GGAGGTTATTCCAACCTCCCAATGTCCCAACGACTAG
- the LOC133133422 gene encoding olfactory receptor 1571-like gives MSPLNSADFTNDSIVHPDFFYISGFAGIPHTNYYYVFLCFVYALTVLVNTFVMFMIYTDHCLHSPKYIAVFNLAVSDLFGSTAVIPQMIDTFLFKSHLISFEACLTSVFFIFSFISMQSFTLTVLSYDRYVAICFPLRYNEIVTNKSILVITTMLWIFTGMASLISVSFMSRLLFCKSTVQINSYFCDPGPLHLLACNDNTPNSIMNWTHPVLILWFPVLFITGTYICIARALLKIAETSERLKAMKTCTSHLILVSVFYLPICFSFALGSIIHNNVRIINMSLTTILPPVLNPIIYSLKTEEFTESIKRLFRREKIRFIEKINTCFNHK, from the coding sequence ATGAGCCCCCTGAATTCAGCCGACTTTACAAACGACAGTATTGTGCATCCTGACTTCTTTTACATAAGTGGTTTTGCTGGTATTCCCCACACAAACTATTACTATGTCTTCTTGTGCTTTGTTTATGCTCTGACTGTACTGGTAAACActtttgtcatgttcatgatttACACTgaccactgtcttcacagtccaaaatacattgcagtttttaatttggctgtgTCCGACTTGTTTGGAAGTACTGCAGTCATTCCTCAGATGATTGACACCTTCctgtttaaatcacatttaatctcCTTTGAGGCCTGCTTGAcaagtgtttttttcattttttcgtTCATCTCTATGCAGTCTTTCACTCTAACTGTGCTTTCCTATGACCGATATGTTGCTATATGCTTTCCACTAAGATACAATGAGATTGTCACTAATAAATCAATATTGGTGATCACAACCATGTTATGGATTTTTACAGGAATGGCCAGTCTCATATCTGTGAGTTTCATGAGCAGGCTGTTATTCTGCAAATCCACTGTGCAAATAAACAGTTATTTCTGTGATCCCGGTCCTTTACATCTTTTGGCATGCAATGACAACACTCCAAATTCTATAATGAATTGGACACATCCTGTTCTGATTCTCTGGTTTCCAGTACTTTTTATCACAGGTACATACATTTGTATAGCCAGAGCATTGTTAAAAATTGCAGAAACCTCTGAGCGCCTGAAAGCCATGAAAACCTGCACCTCTCATTTGATcttggtgagtgtgttttacctTCCTATATGCTTCTCATTTGCACTGGGCTCTATCATTCACAATAATGTCAGGATTATTAACATGTCTCTAACAACCATTTTGCCTCCTGTGCTGAATCCAATCATCTACTCACTGAAGACAGAGGAATTCACAGAATCCATTAAAAGGCTTTTCAGAAGAGAGAAGATACGCTTTATAGAGAAAATTAATACATGTTTTAACCACAAATGA
- the LOC133133421 gene encoding olfactory receptor 1571-like produces MSPLNSAYFTNDSIVHPDFFFISGFAGIPHTNYYYVFLCFVYALTVVVNTFVMFMIYTDHCLHSPKYIAVFNLAVSDLFGSTALIPQMIDTFLFKSHLISFEACLTNIFFVFAFITMQSFTLTLLSYDRYVAICFPLRYNEIVTNKSILLITTMLWILAAITTLLSVSFISTLSFCKSTVVNSYLCDPGPLHLLACNDNTPSSVINWTHPIMILWCPVLFIIGTYICIARALFKIAEASERLKAMKTCTSHLILVSVFYLPIAFAFALGSIIHHNARIINLSLTTILPPVLNPIIYSLKTEEFTESIKKLYRRKKMHCAEQINSCFNVHK; encoded by the coding sequence ATGAGCCCCCTGAATTCAGCCTACTTTACAAACGACAGTATTGTGCATCCTGACTTCTTTTTCATAAGTGGTTTTGCTGGTATTCCCCACACAAACTATTACTATGTCTTCTTGTGCTTTGTTTATGCTCTGACTGTAGTGGTAAACACCtttgtcatgtttatgatttacactgaccactgtcttcacagtccgaaatacattgcagtttttaatttggctgtgTCCGACTTGTTTGGAAGTACTGCACTCATTCCTCAGATGATTGACACCTTCCTTTTTAAATCACACTTAATCTCCTTTGAGGCCTGcttgacaaacattttttttgtctttgcatTTATCACGATGCAGTCTTTCACGCTAACTCTTCTTTCTTATGACAGATATGTTGCTATATGCTTTCCACTGAGATACAATGAGATTGTGACTAATAAATCAATATTATTGATCACAACTATGTTATGGATTTTGGCAGCAATAACCACTCTCTTATCTGTGAGTTTTATCAGCACACTGTCATTCTGCAAATCCACTGTGGTAAACAGTTATTTATGTGATCCTGGTCCCTTACATCTTTTGGCGTGCAATGACAACACTCCAAGTTCTGTGATTAATTGGACACATCCTATTATGATTCTCTGGTGTCCAGTACTTTTTATCATAGGTACATATATTTGTATAGCCAGAGCATTATTCAAAATTGCAGAAGCCTCTGAGCGCCTGAAAGCCATGAAAACCTGCACCTCTCATTTGATcttggtgagtgtgttttacctTCCTATAGCTTTTGCCTTTGCACTGGGCTCTATCATTCACCATAATGCCAGGATTATTAACCTGTCTCTAACGACCATCTTGCCCCCTGTGCTGAATCCAATCATTTACTCACTGAAGACAGAGGAATTCACAGAATCCATTAAAAAGCTTTACAGAAGAAAGAAGATGCACTGTGCAGAacaaattaattcatgttttaatgTTCACAAATGA
- the LOC133133424 gene encoding olfactory receptor 1571-like: MSPLNSADFTNDSIVHPDFFYISGFAGIPHTNYYYVFLCFVYALTVVVNTFVMFMIYTDHCLHIPKYIVVFNLALSDLCGSTALIPQMIDTFLFKSHLISFEACLTNIFFVFAFITMQSFTLTVLSYDRYVAICFPLRYNEIVTNKSILVITTMLWVFTGMATLVSVGFMSRLLFCKSTVQINSYFCDPGPLHLLACNDNTPNSIMNWTHPVLILWCPVLFITGTYICIARALLKIAETSERLKAMKTCTSHLILVSVFYLPICFSFALGSIIHHNVRIINMSLTTILPPVLNPIIYSLKTEEFTESIKRLFRREKIRFTDKIKTCFNHK; encoded by the coding sequence ATGAGCCCCCTGAATTCAGCTGACTTTACAAACGACAGTATTGTGCATCCTGACTTCTTTTACATAAGTGGTTTTGCTGGTATTCCCCACACAAACTATTACTATGTGTTCTTGTGCTTTGTTTATGCTCTGACTGTAGTGGTAAACACCtttgtcatgtttatgattTACACTGACCACTGTCTTCACATACCAAAGTACATTGTAGTTTTTAATTTGGCTCTGTCTGACTTGTGTGGAAGTACTGCACTCATTCCTCAGATGATTGACACCTTCCTGTTTAAATCACACTTAATCTCCTTTGAGGCCTGCTTGAcgaacattttttttgtttttgcgttTATCACTATGCAGTCTTTCACTCTAACTGTCCTTTCCTATGACCGATATGTTGCGATATGCTTTCCACTAAGATACAATGAGATTGTGACTAATAAATCAATATTGGTGATCACAACCATGTTATGGGTTTTTACAGGAATGGCCACTCTTGTATCTGTGGGTTTCATGAGCAGGCTGTTATTCTGCAAATCCACTGTGCAAATAAACAGTTATTTCTGTGATCCCGGTCCTTTACATCTTTTGGCATGCAATGACAACACTCCAAATTCTATAATGAATTGGACACATCCTGTTCTGATTCTCTGGTGTCCAGTACTTTTTATCACAGGTACATACATTTGTATAGCCAGAGCATTGTTAAAAATTGCAGAAACCTCTGAGCGCCTTAAAGCCATGAAAACCTGCACCTCTCATTTGATcttggtgagtgtgttttacctTCCTATATGCTTCTCATTTGCACTGGGCTCTATCATTCACCATAATGTCAGGATTATTAACATGTCTTTAACAACCATCTTGCCCCCTGTGCTGAATCCAATCATCTACTCACTGAAGACAGAGGAATTCACAGAATCCATTAAAAGGCTTTTCAGAAGAGAGAAGATACGCTTTACAGACAAAATTAAGACATGTTTTAATCACAAATGA